A part of Rickettsia canadensis str. McKiel genomic DNA contains:
- a CDS encoding single-stranded DNA-binding protein, giving the protein MAGSLNKVILIGNVGRDPEIRTTGEGKKIINLSLATTETWKDRVTGERKERTEWHRVVIFSEGLVSVVERYVTKGSKLYIEGSLQTRKWNDNSGQEKYTTEVVLQNFNAQLILLDSKNSNNHTQDSGHNEYKYPETKNHSFDHSDLDDEIPF; this is encoded by the coding sequence ATGGCAGGTAGTTTAAATAAAGTAATATTAATAGGTAATGTAGGGCGTGATCCTGAAATTAGAACTACGGGAGAAGGAAAAAAAATCATTAATCTTTCCTTAGCAACAACCGAAACTTGGAAAGATCGCGTCACCGGTGAACGAAAAGAACGAACTGAATGGCATAGAGTAGTGATCTTTAGTGAAGGGTTAGTATCTGTTGTAGAACGCTATGTTACAAAAGGTAGTAAATTATATATTGAAGGTTCATTACAAACACGTAAGTGGAATGATAATTCAGGTCAAGAAAAATATACTACGGAAGTTGTGTTACAAAACTTTAATGCACAATTAATATTATTAGATAGTAAAAACTCTAATAATCATACTCAAGATTCAGGACATAACGAATATAAATATCCTGAAACTAAAAATCATTCCTTTGATCATAGTGACTTAGACGACGAAATACCGTTTTAA